The Aggregicoccus sp. 17bor-14 genome contains the following window.
GGTCGCCGCGTCGTAGGTGAGCCCCGGCGGCAGCCCCCCCACGGTGTAGCGCAGGGGCGCCGTGCCGCCGCTCGCCGCGAAGCTGCCGGCGTAGGCGCTGCCCACCTGCGCCTCGGGAAGCGCCAGCGCGGGCAGCGCGGGCGGCTCCACGCCCACGGGCTCCTCGTCGCGCCCCGCACAGGCGGCGAGCAGCAGCAGCAGGGGGAGCAGCAGGGCAGGGCGGGGAGGACGGCGCGGGGAGACGGCGTGCACGCGCCCCTCTCTACACCCTTTGCGCAATGGACGCGCGCGCGGGCCGTCTCCGTCATCGGAGCTCGAGTCGGCGCACAGGCCGACGCGCGCGCCCGGAATGCTTTGCGCCCCCGGGGGCCCTGCGCTCAGATGGACGCGTTCGCTCTACAGGCTTCGAACACGGAACACGGGAGGCACACGATGGCCGACAAGTGGGACAAGCAGCTCATGCAGCTGCTGCGCAGGACGGGAGAGGAGCTCAAGCGCTCGGGCGAGGAGCTGCGCGTGGAGGCCCAGCGCCTGCTCACCGAGGTGCGCGACCCGGCGAACCAGGCGAAGGTGAAGGCCGGCGTCGAGGAGCTCAAGGCCTGGGCAAAGCAGGCGGGCCGCGAGGCCACCGAGCTGCTCGAGACCACCGTGAAGAAGGTGGAGGGCGCCGTGGACAGCTTCCAGAGCCGCAGCGGCCAGGGCCAGAGTGGCAGCGCCTCCGACACCGCCGCCCGCACACCCCGTGCGCCCGAGCCCAGCCCGGCGCCTCCGGCCGCGAAGAGGGCGGCAGCGAAGGCGCCCGAGAAGACCCCGGCGAAGGCACCGGAGAAGACCATCGGGAAGAAGGCCGGCGCCCGCCCCGCGCGCACCCCGCCGGAGGGCAGCGCCAAGCCCCGCCCCAAGACCGTGGGGAAGAAGAAGCGGCCGGCCTCGCCCTGATCCAGCAGGGTCCGGAGGAGGGGGGTGTGGGATACCGCCCGACGCCCCTTTGTACACCCCCGCTGGATGCCTGCCTGGTCTGTTTTCTGCCTGTCCTTCCAAGCGGTTGGAAGATGTTGGGGCGCGTGAGATAGTCCGCCCGTGTCCGCCCCCAGCGAAAAAGGCAACTTCAGTACGGAGATCGGTCAGGACGTGATCGACGAGGCGCTGCGCAGCGTGGAGCGCCACCAACCGGCCTCCGCGTCTCCTCCCGAGTCCACCGACCCCACCGAGCCCGCAGCGTCCGACGAGGCCGGCGTCGAGCTCAGCGTGGAAGGCGCTCCGGAGCCCTCGGGAGCCCCTGCTGCAGATGCAGCCCAGTTGCAGGCGCTGCGCGCCGAGCTCGAGAGCGTGCGCGCCCAGCTCGAGCTGAGCCAGGCCAAGGGCCGCGAGATGATGGAGAAGATCAAGGACAGCCACGAGCGCGCCCTGCGCGCCGCGGCGGACCTGGACAACTTCAAGAAGCGCGCGGCCAAGGAGAAGGAGGACGTGCAGAAGTTCGGCAGCGAGAAGCTGCTCAAGGACCTGCTGCCCGTCGTGGACAACCTGGAGCGCGCGCTCGAGGCGAGCAGCCGCACGCCGGACCTCGCCAGCCTGGAGAAGGGCGTGGCGATGACCCGCAAGCTCTTCGAGGACACGCTGGGCCGCCACGGCGTGAAGGGCTTCAGCGCCAAGGGCCAGCCCTTCGACCCGCGCCTGCACGAGGCGATGCAGCAGGTGCCCACGGCAGACGTGCCCGCCGGGCACGTCGCCTTCGAGGTGCTGCGCGGCTTCACCCTCAACGACCGCCTCGTGCGTCCCGCGCTCGTCGCGGTCGCGGTGGCTCCGCCGGCTCCGGCCGCAGTGGAGGCCCAGGGGCCCGTGGCCGAAGCGCCGGCGCAGGGGTCCACGCCGGAGTCGGGCAACGGAAGTGCTGAGGGCCAGGGCAACGACAGCTCCGGGGGGAGTCGGTAAGTCACATGGGCAAGGTCATCGGAATCGATCTCGGGACGACCAACTCCTGCGTCTCCGTCATGGAGGGCGGTGAGCCGGTCGTCATCCCCAACAGCGAGGGCAGCCGCACCACGCCCTCCATGGTCGGCTTCACGGAGTCCGGCGAGCGCCTGGTCGGGCAGATCGCCAAGCGCCAGGGCATCACCAACCCGGAGAACACCGTCTTCGCGGTGAAGCGGCTCATCGGCCGCAAGTTCGACTCGCCCGAGGCCAAGAAGGCCATCGCGGTGAGCAGCTTCCGCGTCAGCCCCAGCCCCAACGGGGACGCCTGGGTCGAGGTGCGCGGCAAGGGCTACAGCCCGCCCGAGATCAGCGCCATCGTGCTGATGAAGATGAAGCAGACGGCGGAGGACTACCTGGGTGAGCCGGTCACCGAGGCGGTCATCACCGTCCCCGCCTACTTCAACGACGGCCAGCGCCAGGCCACCAAGGACGCGGGCCGCATCGCCGGCCTCAACGTGCTGCGCATCATCAACGAGCCCACGGCCGCGGCGCTCGCCTACGGCCTGGACAAGGTGAAGGACGCGGGCACCGAGCGCATCGCGGTCTACGACCTGGGCGGCGGCACCTTCGATATCTCCATCCTCGAGCTCAACGCGGGCGTGTTCGAGGTCAAGAGCACCAACGGCGACACCTTCCTGGGCGGCGAGGACTTCGACCAGCGCCTCATCGACTACCTGGCCAAGCGCTTCGCGGATGCGAACAACGGCCTGGACCTGCGCAAGGACCGCATGGCGCTGCAGCGCCTGAAGGAGGCCGCCGAGCGCGCGAAGCACGAGCTGTCCAGCGCGCCGGAGACCGAGGTCAACCTCCCCTTCATCACCGCGGACGCGAGCGGCCCCAAGCACCTCACCGAGACGCTCGAGCGCGCCACGCTCGAGGACATGGTCACCGACCTCATCGAGCGCACCATCGAGCCCTGCCGCATCGCGCTCAAGGACGCCGGGCTCACCGCGCAGCAGGTGAACCAGGTGCTGCTGGTGGGCGGCATGACCCGCATGCCGCGCGTGCAGGCGCGGGTGAAGGAGTTCTTCGGCCGCGAGCCGCACAAGGGCATCAACCCGGACGAGGTGGTCGCCGTGGGCGCCGCCATCCAGGGCGGCGTGCTCAAGGGCGAGGTGAAGGACGTGCTGCTGCTGGACGTCACGCCCCTGTCCCTGGGCGTCGAGACGGCCGGCGGCGTCTTCACCAAGATCATCGACAAGAACACCACCATCCCCTGCAAGAAGGGCCAGGTGTTCAGCACCGCGGTGGACAACCAGCCGCTGGTGAGCGTGCACGTGCTGCAGGGCGAGCGCGAGATGGCGGCGGACAACAAGACGCTCGCGCGCTTCGAGCTGGTGGGCATCCCGCCCGCGCCGCGCGGCGTGCCGCAGATCGAGGTCTCCTTCGACATCGACGCCAACGGCATCGTGCACGTGAGCGCCAAGGACCTGGGCACCGGCAAGCAGCAGGCGGTGCGCGTGGTGAGCAACTCGGGCCTCAGCGAGACCGAGATCCAGGGGATGATCGCGGACGCCCAGGCGCACCAGGGCGACGACAAGAGGAAGAAGGAGCTCGCCGAGCTGCGCAACAACGCGGACGGGCTCATCTACACCACCGAGAAGAGCCTCGAGGAGTACGCGAACCTCCTCACCGAGAAGGACCGCGAGGAGATCAAGGTGGACCTGGAGCGGCTCAAGGCCCAGCTGCCCATCGACGACGCGGTGAAGCTCAAGGAGGTGTTCCAGCGCCTCGAGGGCAGCGCCTACCGCATCGCGGACGCCATCTACGCGGACCAGCAGAAGGCGGGCGGCTAGCGACCGGGAGGGGGGCGCGGTGCAGAGCCTGCGCGCGAAGCTTGGGGCAGGGGCGGCGCTGCTCGCGCTGCTCACCGCGCTCGCCTGCGCGCAGCTGCTCGCCACCCGCCGCGCCGTGCTGCAGGTGCCCGCCGAGCAGCTGCGCAGCGCGCAGGTGCTCGAGGCGCTGCTCACCGTGAGCACCCAGGGCAGCACCTACGTCGCCCGCGTGGGCGAGGCGCTCACCACGGACGTGCCGGACCTGGACGCCGTGCGCGAGGCGCGCGCCGCGCTCGCCGCCGCGCTCGCCCGGCTCGAGCAGGTGGCGAGCCCCGCGGACCGGCCGAGCTACCGGCCCCTGCGCGAGGCCTTCGAGGCGCTGGATGGCCAGGCGCGCGGGGCGCTCTTGCCCGGGCAGATGCGCCACCGCGCCGCGCTCGACGGAGAGCTCGCGCTGGTGGAGGCGACGTACGAGCAGGACTGGACCCCGGCGCTCGCCGTGGCGGTGGGGGCGGCGCGCGCGGACGCCGCGCGCGTGCAGGCGAGCACGGCCGCCCGCGCCTCCGGGCTGCTGCGGCTGGTGCTGCTGCTGCCCGCGGGCCTGGTGCTCGCACTGCTGCTGCTGTGGGGCTGGGCGCTGCGGCCCCACCTGCGCGCGCTGCAGCGGCTCGGCGAGGAGGCGCAGCGGCTCGCGCGGGGCGAGGGCGGCGTGCGCGTGCCCGTGCAGCGCGCGGACGAGCTGGGCGTGCTCGGCTCCGCGCTCAACCGGCTGGCGTGGCAGCGCGAGGGGACGGCTCCCCCTCTCCCGGAGGACGAGGGGGAGCGCGGGGGCACTAGTAGCGCTTGAGCGGGTCGTCGTCCGGGGCGCGGAAGCCCGAGCGGGTGCGGTCCGCGTCCTCCACGTCCCCTTCGGTGCGCACGTCCACCTGCTCGCGCCGCACCGTCTCCGCCACGCGCCGCTCCTCCTCGATGGCGTCCTTGTGGACGACCACCTCCTCCTTGATGAGGGCGCGCTTCTCCACCTCCACCTGCTCCTCGCGCAGCGGCACCACGATGGTCTCGTCCTTGAAGGACGCACTCATCGCCGGGCGGCCCGGCTCCACGTTGCGCCGCTCCACGCGCACGCGCTCCTTGCGCACCGGGACGCTCACCTCCTGCTCCTCGCTCACCACCTCCTTCGTGATGCGCACCTGGCCCGCCTCGCGCTCGCGCTTCACCACGTCCAGCTCCTCGCGCGCCACGGGCACTGCGATTTCACGGTCGTTGTCGCCAACCGTGCGCTGCGTGCCGGAGCGCGCCGCCTCGCGCTCGAAGCCGCGGCCCTCGCCCGTGCCCACGCCGAAGCCCGCGCCGGCGCCCAGCGTGTCGGAGCGGCGCTCATCGACGCGGCCGGTGTCCAGCGAGTCGCGGCCGAGGTCCGTGCCGATGCTGCCTGCGCTCGCGGTCATGCCGGTGGCGCCCAGGGCCATGCCCGGCAGAGGGGTCGCCTCGCGCGCGGTGTCGCGGGAGTCCCAGGCCCCGGTCGTCGCGGCGGTAGAGGCCGACACGCCGGTGTCGCCGATGCCCACCGCGCCCGGGCCCACGCCCGCCCCGCCGCCGGTGCCCGCGAGGTAGCCCGCGTCGCCCGCGCCCGGGCGCGCCTCCTTCTGCTCGAGGCTCAGCGCGCGCAGGCTGTCGCGCCCGTGGGCGAGCACCAGCTCGCCGTCGCGCACGCCTGCCACCTCGCTCAGCTGCACCCGGTAGTCCTTCGG
Protein-coding sequences here:
- a CDS encoding transcriptional regulator — protein: MADKWDKQLMQLLRRTGEELKRSGEELRVEAQRLLTEVRDPANQAKVKAGVEELKAWAKQAGREATELLETTVKKVEGAVDSFQSRSGQGQSGSASDTAARTPRAPEPSPAPPAAKRAAAKAPEKTPAKAPEKTIGKKAGARPARTPPEGSAKPRPKTVGKKKRPASP
- the grpE gene encoding nucleotide exchange factor GrpE, with protein sequence MSAPSEKGNFSTEIGQDVIDEALRSVERHQPASASPPESTDPTEPAASDEAGVELSVEGAPEPSGAPAADAAQLQALRAELESVRAQLELSQAKGREMMEKIKDSHERALRAAADLDNFKKRAAKEKEDVQKFGSEKLLKDLLPVVDNLERALEASSRTPDLASLEKGVAMTRKLFEDTLGRHGVKGFSAKGQPFDPRLHEAMQQVPTADVPAGHVAFEVLRGFTLNDRLVRPALVAVAVAPPAPAAVEAQGPVAEAPAQGSTPESGNGSAEGQGNDSSGGSR
- the dnaK gene encoding molecular chaperone DnaK; this translates as MGKVIGIDLGTTNSCVSVMEGGEPVVIPNSEGSRTTPSMVGFTESGERLVGQIAKRQGITNPENTVFAVKRLIGRKFDSPEAKKAIAVSSFRVSPSPNGDAWVEVRGKGYSPPEISAIVLMKMKQTAEDYLGEPVTEAVITVPAYFNDGQRQATKDAGRIAGLNVLRIINEPTAAALAYGLDKVKDAGTERIAVYDLGGGTFDISILELNAGVFEVKSTNGDTFLGGEDFDQRLIDYLAKRFADANNGLDLRKDRMALQRLKEAAERAKHELSSAPETEVNLPFITADASGPKHLTETLERATLEDMVTDLIERTIEPCRIALKDAGLTAQQVNQVLLVGGMTRMPRVQARVKEFFGREPHKGINPDEVVAVGAAIQGGVLKGEVKDVLLLDVTPLSLGVETAGGVFTKIIDKNTTIPCKKGQVFSTAVDNQPLVSVHVLQGEREMAADNKTLARFELVGIPPAPRGVPQIEVSFDIDANGIVHVSAKDLGTGKQQAVRVVSNSGLSETEIQGMIADAQAHQGDDKRKKELAELRNNADGLIYTTEKSLEEYANLLTEKDREEIKVDLERLKAQLPIDDAVKLKEVFQRLEGSAYRIADAIYADQQKAGG
- a CDS encoding HAMP domain-containing protein, whose translation is MQSLRAKLGAGAALLALLTALACAQLLATRRAVLQVPAEQLRSAQVLEALLTVSTQGSTYVARVGEALTTDVPDLDAVREARAALAAALARLEQVASPADRPSYRPLREAFEALDGQARGALLPGQMRHRAALDGELALVEATYEQDWTPALAVAVGAARADAARVQASTAARASGLLRLVLLLPAGLVLALLLLWGWALRPHLRALQRLGEEAQRLARGEGGVRVPVQRADELGVLGSALNRLAWQREGTAPPLPEDEGERGGTSSA
- a CDS encoding YsnF/AvaK domain-containing protein, coding for MFERSQVKEGMVVRSQDGEKLGRVFSVGEDSFHIEKGLFFPKDYRVQLSEVAGVRDGELVLAHGRDSLRALSLEQKEARPGAGDAGYLAGTGGGAGVGPGAVGIGDTGVSASTAATTGAWDSRDTAREATPLPGMALGATGMTASAGSIGTDLGRDSLDTGRVDERRSDTLGAGAGFGVGTGEGRGFEREAARSGTQRTVGDNDREIAVPVAREELDVVKREREAGQVRITKEVVSEEQEVSVPVRKERVRVERRNVEPGRPAMSASFKDETIVVPLREEQVEVEKRALIKEEVVVHKDAIEEERRVAETVRREQVDVRTEGDVEDADRTRSGFRAPDDDPLKRY